In Saimiri boliviensis isolate mSaiBol1 chromosome 12, mSaiBol1.pri, whole genome shotgun sequence, one genomic interval encodes:
- the GPR139 gene encoding putative G-protein coupled receptor 139 isoform X2 yields the protein MQMPQIPDKIIEVLEFSSIHTSIWITVPLTIDRYIAVCHPLKYHTVSYPARTRKVIVSVYITCFLTSIPYYWWPNIWTEDYISTSVHHVLIWIHCFTVYLVPCSIFFILNSIIVYKLRRKSNFRLRGYSTGKTTAILFTITSIFATLWAPRIIMILYHLYGAPIQNRWLVHIMSDIANMLALLNTAINFFLYCFISKRFRTMAAATLKAFFKCQKQPVQFYTNHNFSITSSPWISPANSHCIKMLVYQYDKNGKPIKVSP from the coding sequence ATGCAGATGCCTCAGATCCCCGACAAGATCATAGAAGTGCTGGAATTCTCATCCATCCACACCTCCATATGGATTACTGTTCCATTAACCATTGACAGGTATATCGCCGTCTGCCACCCGCTCAAGTACCACACGGTCTCATACCCAGCCCGCACCCGGAAGGTCATTGTAAGTGTTTATATCACCTGTTTTCTGACCAGTATCCCTTACTACTGGTGGCCCAACATCTGGACTGAAGACTACATCAGCACCTCTGTGCATCACGTCCTCATCTGGATCCACTGCTTCACCGTCTACCTGGTGCCCTGCTCCATCTTCTTCATCTTGAACTCAATCATTGTGTACAAGCTCAGGAGGAAGAGCAATTTTCGTCTCCGTGGCTACTCCACAGGGAAGACCACTGCCATCTTGTTCACCATTACCTCCATCTTTGCCACACTTTGGGCCCCTCGCATCATCATGATTCTTTACCACCTCTATGGGGCGCCCATCCAGAACCGCTGGCTGGTGCACATCATGTCCGACATTGCCAACATGCTAGCCCTTCTGAACACAGCCATCAACTTCTTCCTCTACTGCTTCATCAGCAAGCGGTTCCGCACCATGGCGGCCGCCACGCTCAAGGCCTTCTTCAAGTGCCAGAAACAACCTGTACAGTTCTACACCAATCACAACTTTTCCATAACAAGTAGCCCCTGGATCTCGCCGGCAAACTCACACTGTATCAAGATGCTGGTGTACCAGTATGACAAAAATGGAAAACCTATAAAAGTATCCCCGTGA